The following proteins are encoded in a genomic region of Stutzerimonas balearica DSM 6083:
- a CDS encoding CoA-acylating methylmalonate-semialdehyde dehydrogenase, with product MQTLGNLINNEAVAGRSERHATVYNPATGEPRLYVSLSSADETREAIAAAQAAFDGWSKTPPLVRARVMFRFKELLERRRDDVARLITSEHGKVFSDAQGEVTRGLEVVEFACGIPHLLKGEFSSNVGRDIDSNSLMQPLGVCAGITPFNFPAMVPLWMLPVAIACGNTFVLKPSEKDPSATMLIGELLAEAGLPAGVLSIVNGDKEAVDVLLTDERVQSVSFVGSTPIAEYIYATASAHGKRCQALGGAKNHMVVMPDADPQQVVSSLMGAAYGSAGERCMAISVAVCVGDEVADKLVEMLKGEISQMRTGPGLGVEPEPHMGPLVTREHQQKVSGYIDLGVEEGATLVCDGRGIKVEGHENGFYVGPTLFDRVTPDMRIYREEIFGPVLAVVRVASFDEALQLINDHEFGNGTSIFTRDGDTARQFEENVKVGMVGVNVPIPVPMAFHCFGGWKRSVFGPLNMHGPDGVRFFTRMKTVTRRWPTGIRAGAEFAMPTMK from the coding sequence ATGCAGACCCTCGGCAACCTGATCAACAACGAGGCCGTCGCCGGCCGCTCCGAGCGCCACGCCACCGTCTACAACCCGGCCACCGGCGAGCCGCGCCTGTATGTCTCGCTGTCCTCGGCGGACGAGACCCGTGAGGCCATTGCCGCTGCCCAGGCCGCCTTCGATGGCTGGTCGAAGACGCCGCCGCTGGTGCGCGCGCGGGTCATGTTCCGCTTCAAGGAACTGCTCGAGCGCCGCCGCGACGACGTCGCCCGCTTGATCACCAGCGAGCACGGCAAGGTGTTTTCCGACGCCCAGGGCGAAGTGACCCGCGGGCTGGAAGTGGTGGAGTTCGCCTGCGGCATCCCGCATCTGCTCAAGGGCGAGTTTTCTTCCAACGTCGGCCGCGACATCGATTCGAACTCGCTGATGCAGCCGCTGGGTGTCTGCGCCGGGATCACCCCGTTCAACTTCCCGGCCATGGTGCCGCTGTGGATGCTGCCGGTGGCCATCGCCTGCGGTAACACCTTCGTCTTGAAGCCCTCGGAAAAGGACCCCAGCGCGACGATGCTGATCGGCGAACTGCTGGCCGAGGCGGGGCTGCCGGCCGGTGTGTTGAGCATCGTCAACGGCGACAAGGAAGCGGTTGACGTGCTGCTCACCGATGAGCGGGTGCAATCGGTCAGCTTCGTCGGCTCGACACCGATCGCCGAATACATCTATGCCACCGCCTCGGCCCACGGCAAGCGCTGCCAGGCCCTGGGCGGAGCGAAGAACCATATGGTGGTGATGCCCGACGCCGATCCGCAGCAGGTGGTCAGCTCGCTGATGGGCGCAGCCTACGGCTCGGCCGGCGAGCGCTGCATGGCGATTTCCGTCGCGGTGTGCGTCGGCGACGAGGTGGCTGACAAGCTGGTCGAGATGCTCAAAGGCGAAATCAGCCAGATGCGCACCGGCCCGGGCCTGGGCGTCGAGCCCGAGCCGCACATGGGGCCGCTGGTGACCCGCGAGCACCAGCAGAAGGTCAGCGGCTACATCGATCTGGGCGTGGAGGAAGGTGCAACGCTGGTCTGCGACGGCCGCGGCATCAAGGTCGAGGGCCACGAGAACGGCTTCTATGTCGGCCCGACGCTGTTTGACCGGGTCACGCCAGACATGCGCATCTACCGCGAGGAAATCTTCGGCCCGGTGCTGGCCGTGGTGCGGGTTGCGTCGTTCGACGAGGCGCTGCAACTGATCAACGACCATGAGTTCGGCAACGGCACTTCGATCTTCACCCGTGATGGCGATACCGCGCGGCAGTTCGAGGAGAACGTCAAGGTCGGCATGGTTGGCGTCAACGTGCCGATTCCGGTGCCGATGGCCTTCCACTGCTTCGGCGGCTGGAAGCGCTCGGTGTTCGGCCCGCTGAACATGCACGGCCCGGATGGGGTGCGTTTCTTCACCCGGATGAAGACCGTGACCCGCCGCTGGCCCACCGGCATCCGCGCCGGCGCCGAGTTCGCCATGCCGACCATGAAGTGA
- a CDS encoding IclR family transcriptional regulator, whose product MRSTPREKGSSITRVLEIIEAVAAAKEPLSPTALAERLDIPKASAHRLVQTLEKEGFLQFGLRGGLLPGERLHVAALNTLRSSRHKALRQAILRQLSEAIGETCGLAIPDGLEMLYFDRVQTNWPLQINLPIGSHTPLWCTASGKLYLASLPPEQLERVLPRLPLQRMARNTLTDLSALRDDLARVREEQLGTDCEEFIDGMVACAVPVRASDGELLACLFSHAPVIRCSMAQLLAFVPRMRAAARELEAVLGSAAALEADQST is encoded by the coding sequence ATGCGCAGCACTCCCCGCGAGAAAGGCTCTTCCATCACCCGCGTGCTGGAAATCATCGAAGCGGTGGCGGCGGCGAAGGAGCCGCTCAGCCCGACCGCGCTGGCCGAGCGCCTGGACATCCCCAAGGCCAGCGCGCACCGCCTGGTGCAGACGCTGGAAAAGGAAGGCTTCCTGCAGTTCGGTCTGCGTGGCGGGCTGCTGCCGGGCGAGCGCCTGCATGTCGCGGCGTTGAACACCCTGCGCAGCAGCCGGCACAAGGCGCTGCGCCAGGCAATCCTGCGCCAGCTCTCCGAAGCCATCGGCGAGACATGCGGGCTGGCGATCCCGGACGGGCTGGAGATGCTCTATTTCGATCGGGTGCAGACCAACTGGCCGCTGCAGATCAACCTGCCGATCGGCAGCCACACGCCGCTCTGGTGCACCGCCAGCGGCAAGCTCTATCTGGCCTCGCTGCCGCCGGAGCAACTGGAACGGGTGCTGCCACGCCTGCCGCTGCAGCGGATGGCGCGCAACACCCTCACCGACCTCAGCGCGCTGCGCGATGACCTGGCGCGGGTGCGCGAAGAACAGCTGGGCACTGACTGCGAGGAGTTCATCGACGGCATGGTCGCCTGTGCGGTGCCGGTACGTGCATCCGACGGCGAGCTGCTGGCCTGCCTGTTCAGCCACGCGCCGGTGATCCGCTGTTCGATGGCGCAGCTGCTGGCATTCGTGCCACGGATGCGTGCCGCTGCACGCGAACTGGAAGCGGTGCTGGGCAGCGCGGCGGCGCTGGAGGCCGATCAGAGCACGTAA
- the trhA gene encoding PAQR family membrane homeostasis protein TrhA: MYHGERFNAWTHLVGAALASVGAIWLLVLAALDGSPAKIVSVAIYGLSLILLYSISTLYHSLRGRAKVVMRKLDHLSIYLLIAGSYTPFCLVTLAGAWGWTLFGIVWGLAVIGMLQEIKPRSEARVLSLVIYAVMGWVVLVAVKPLFAALGGAGFSWLLAGGICYTVGIVFFVFDDRFRHWHGIWHIFVMVGSLLHFIAILFYVL; this comes from the coding sequence ATGTATCACGGCGAACGCTTCAATGCCTGGACGCACCTGGTCGGTGCTGCCCTGGCCAGCGTCGGGGCGATCTGGCTGCTGGTGCTTGCCGCGCTCGACGGCTCGCCGGCAAAGATCGTCAGCGTGGCGATCTACGGTCTGAGCCTGATCCTGCTCTACAGCATCTCGACGCTCTACCACAGCCTGCGCGGGCGGGCGAAGGTGGTCATGCGCAAGCTCGATCACCTGTCGATCTATCTCTTGATCGCCGGCAGCTACACGCCGTTCTGTCTGGTCACCCTCGCTGGCGCCTGGGGCTGGACGCTGTTCGGCATCGTCTGGGGCCTCGCCGTGATCGGCATGCTGCAGGAGATCAAGCCGCGCTCCGAAGCACGGGTGCTGTCACTGGTGATCTACGCGGTGATGGGCTGGGTCGTGCTGGTGGCGGTCAAGCCGCTGTTCGCCGCCCTGGGCGGCGCCGGTTTCAGCTGGTTGCTGGCCGGCGGCATCTGCTACACGGTGGGCATCGTCTTTTTCGTTTTCGACGACCGCTTCCGGCACTGGCACGGCATCTGGCACATCTTCGTGATGGTCGGCAGCCTGCTGCACTTCATCGCCATTCTGTTTTACGTGCTCTGA
- the rep gene encoding DNA helicase Rep encodes MSRLNPRQQEAVNYVGGPLLVLAGAGSGKTSVITRKIAYLVQQCGIQARHIVAMTFTNKAAREMKERVGTLLKGAEARGLTVSTFHNLGMNIIRKEYARLGYKPGFSIFDDGDIKALLTDIMQKEYSGDDGADEIKNLIDSWKNDLILPDEALANARGPKEQTAAIVYLHYQRTLKAYNAVDFNDLILLPVKLFQEHKDILEKWQNRIRYLLVDEYQDTNASQYLLVKLLVGMRNQFTVVGDDDQSIYAWRGARPENLMLLKEDYPSLKVVMLEQNYRSTSRILKCANILIANNPHVFEKQLWSEMGHGDEIRVIRTRNEEAECERVALEILTEHLRTGRPYSDFAILYRGNYQAKLMELKLQHHQIPYRLSGGTSFFARQEVKDLMSYFRLLVNPDDDNAFLRVINVPRREIGSTTLEKLGNYASERGISMYAAADEIGLGAHLDSRYTERLARFKHWMDNVRQQCAQNDPIAAIRSMVMDIDYENWLRQNASSDKVADARMGNVWFLVDALKNTLEKDEDGDMTIEDAIGKLVLRDMLERQQEEEEGAEGVQMMTIHASKGLEFPSVYIIGFEEEILPHRSSIEADTIEEERRLAYVGITRAKRNLALTFAAKRKQYGEIIDCTPSRFLDELPPEDLVWEGGEEAPVEVKAARGNDALAAMRAMLKR; translated from the coding sequence ATGTCCCGACTCAACCCTCGGCAGCAGGAAGCCGTGAACTACGTCGGCGGCCCACTGCTGGTGCTCGCCGGCGCCGGCTCCGGCAAGACCAGCGTGATCACCCGCAAGATCGCCTATCTGGTGCAACAGTGCGGCATCCAGGCCCGCCACATCGTCGCCATGACCTTCACCAACAAGGCCGCGCGCGAGATGAAGGAGCGCGTCGGCACCCTGCTCAAGGGGGCCGAGGCGCGCGGCCTGACCGTGTCCACCTTCCACAATCTGGGCATGAACATCATCCGCAAGGAATACGCGCGCCTGGGCTACAAGCCCGGCTTCTCGATCTTCGATGACGGCGACATCAAGGCGCTGCTCACCGACATCATGCAGAAGGAGTATTCCGGCGACGACGGTGCCGATGAGATCAAGAACCTCATCGACAGCTGGAAGAACGACCTGATCCTGCCCGACGAGGCCCTCGCCAACGCCCGCGGGCCGAAGGAGCAGACCGCCGCCATCGTCTACCTGCACTACCAGCGCACGCTCAAGGCGTACAACGCGGTGGACTTCAACGACCTGATCCTGCTGCCGGTGAAGCTGTTCCAGGAACACAAGGACATCCTGGAGAAGTGGCAGAACCGCATCCGCTACCTGCTGGTCGACGAATACCAGGACACCAACGCCAGCCAGTACCTGCTGGTCAAGCTGCTGGTGGGCATGCGCAACCAGTTCACCGTGGTCGGTGACGACGACCAGTCGATCTACGCCTGGCGCGGCGCGCGCCCGGAGAACCTGATGCTGCTCAAAGAGGATTACCCGTCGCTCAAGGTGGTGATGCTGGAGCAGAACTACCGCTCCACCAGCCGCATCCTCAAATGCGCCAACATCCTCATCGCCAACAACCCCCACGTGTTCGAAAAGCAGCTGTGGTCGGAGATGGGCCACGGGGACGAGATCCGCGTGATCCGCACGCGCAACGAGGAGGCCGAGTGCGAGCGGGTGGCGCTGGAGATCCTCACCGAACACCTGCGTACCGGGCGCCCCTACAGCGACTTCGCCATCCTCTACCGCGGCAACTACCAGGCCAAGCTGATGGAGCTGAAGCTGCAGCACCATCAGATTCCCTATCGCCTGTCCGGCGGCACCAGCTTCTTCGCCCGCCAGGAGGTGAAGGACCTGATGAGTTACTTCCGCCTCTTGGTCAACCCGGACGACGACAATGCCTTCCTGCGGGTGATCAACGTGCCGCGCCGCGAAATCGGCTCGACCACCCTGGAAAAGCTCGGCAACTACGCCAGCGAGCGCGGCATCAGCATGTACGCCGCCGCCGACGAGATCGGCCTCGGCGCGCATCTGGACAGCCGCTACACCGAGCGCCTGGCGCGCTTCAAGCACTGGATGGACAACGTGCGCCAGCAGTGCGCGCAGAACGACCCGATCGCCGCCATCCGCAGCATGGTGATGGACATCGACTACGAGAACTGGCTCAGGCAGAACGCCTCCAGCGACAAGGTGGCCGACGCGCGCATGGGCAACGTCTGGTTTCTCGTCGACGCGCTGAAGAACACCCTGGAGAAAGACGAAGACGGCGACATGACCATCGAGGACGCCATCGGCAAGCTGGTGCTGCGCGACATGCTCGAGCGCCAGCAGGAAGAGGAAGAAGGTGCCGAAGGCGTGCAGATGATGACCATACACGCCTCCAAGGGCCTGGAATTCCCCTCGGTGTACATCATCGGCTTCGAGGAGGAGATCCTGCCGCACCGCTCCAGCATCGAGGCCGACACCATCGAGGAAGAGCGGCGCCTGGCCTATGTCGGCATCACCCGCGCCAAGCGCAACCTGGCGCTGACCTTTGCTGCCAAGCGCAAGCAGTACGGTGAGATCATCGACTGCACGCCGAGCCGCTTCCTCGACGAGCTGCCGCCCGAAGACCTGGTCTGGGAAGGCGGGGAAGAGGCGCCGGTCGAGGTGAAAGCGGCGCGCGGCAACGACGCGCTGGCGGCGATGCGGGCGATGCTCAAGCGCTGA
- a CDS encoding putative bifunctional diguanylate cyclase/phosphodiesterase, translating to MALVLLADQPAWARRLRACLAAADSRQPLLVAEDWDDVRERLDGDQPCVVLATPSQRPLLSQCRWPVILLLEQEPSETPEGVVDWLVRSQLSPEVLRRCLRYVRERCNLQGTLQRLAEHDPLTGIVNRQGFQAQLMAALAEHHGRGLALGYLDLDNFRRANDALGHAAGDRLMLQVVARLETALEAGDSLARLGSDEFALLIDTRRDPQRAEQLADQLVEALGEPYWIDGESLMLGCSLGLAHAHAGIGADPLLRHAQLAMRQAKASQGCTWHAYDEYSSRAARTLVDLEGELRRALRRGELELHYQPRLCLHSGLILGVEALVRWAHPERGLLPPGAFIPLAEESGLIVPLGYWVIARALHDLQQLRDLGVDGLHMAVNLSFRQFQDSQLLPTLNRLIGECGVDPRWLEFELTETAVMRRSEQVRRTMDSLARLGVRFSLDDFGTGFSSFVHLSSLPIALLKIDKSFVAAMHGYRQLVQAMISLAHNLGLEIVAEGVETEEQLRGLKQFGAHQVQGFLISQPLPLEELAAFLAEKARAPAQSGQ from the coding sequence ATGGCTCTGGTCCTGCTCGCCGATCAGCCCGCCTGGGCCCGGCGTCTGCGCGCCTGCCTGGCGGCGGCCGACAGCCGCCAGCCGCTGCTGGTGGCGGAGGACTGGGACGACGTGCGCGAGCGCCTCGACGGTGACCAGCCCTGCGTGGTGCTGGCCACACCCTCGCAGCGGCCGTTGCTGTCACAGTGCCGCTGGCCGGTGATCCTGCTGCTCGAGCAGGAGCCGTCCGAGACGCCCGAGGGCGTGGTGGACTGGCTGGTGCGCAGCCAGCTGAGCCCGGAGGTGCTGCGCCGCTGCCTGCGATACGTGCGCGAGCGCTGCAATCTGCAGGGCACGCTGCAGCGCCTGGCCGAGCATGATCCGCTGACCGGCATCGTCAACCGCCAGGGTTTTCAGGCCCAGCTGATGGCTGCGCTGGCCGAGCACCACGGGCGCGGGCTGGCCTTGGGCTACCTGGACCTGGACAACTTCCGGCGGGCCAACGATGCGCTCGGCCACGCGGCGGGCGACCGTCTGATGCTGCAGGTTGTGGCCCGGCTGGAAACCGCGCTGGAGGCCGGTGATTCGCTCGCACGCCTGGGCAGCGACGAGTTCGCCCTGCTGATCGATACCCGCCGCGACCCCCAGCGTGCCGAGCAGCTTGCCGACCAGCTCGTCGAGGCACTGGGCGAGCCCTACTGGATCGACGGCGAAAGCCTGATGCTTGGCTGCAGCCTGGGCCTGGCCCATGCCCACGCCGGGATCGGTGCCGATCCGCTGCTGCGCCACGCACAGCTGGCGATGCGCCAGGCCAAGGCCAGCCAGGGCTGTACCTGGCATGCCTATGACGAGTACAGCAGTCGCGCCGCGCGCACGCTCGTGGACCTCGAGGGCGAGCTGCGCCGGGCGCTGCGCCGCGGCGAGCTGGAGCTGCACTACCAGCCGCGCCTGTGCCTGCACAGCGGGCTCATCCTTGGCGTCGAGGCGCTGGTGCGCTGGGCCCACCCGGAGCGCGGGCTGCTGCCGCCAGGGGCGTTCATTCCGCTGGCCGAAGAGAGCGGCTTGATCGTGCCGTTGGGCTACTGGGTGATCGCGCGCGCCCTGCATGATCTGCAACAGCTGCGCGACCTTGGCGTGGACGGCTTGCACATGGCGGTCAACCTGTCGTTCCGGCAGTTCCAGGACAGCCAGCTGCTGCCAACGCTGAACCGGCTGATCGGCGAATGCGGCGTCGATCCGCGCTGGCTGGAGTTCGAGCTGACCGAAACCGCGGTGATGCGCCGCAGCGAGCAGGTGCGCAGGACCATGGACAGCCTCGCGCGGCTGGGCGTGCGCTTCTCGCTGGACGACTTCGGTACCGGTTTCTCGTCCTTCGTGCACCTCTCCAGCCTGCCGATCGCCCTGCTCAAGATCGACAAGAGCTTTGTCGCCGCCATGCACGGCTACCGCCAGCTGGTTCAGGCGATGATCAGTCTGGCGCACAACCTCGGGCTGGAGATCGTCGCCGAGGGCGTCGAGACCGAGGAGCAGCTGCGCGGGCTGAAGCAGTTCGGCGCGCACCAGGTGCAGGGCTTCCTGATCAGTCAGCCGCTGCCGCTCGAGGAGCTGGCGGCCTTTCTCGCGGAAAAGGCCCGCGCGCCTGCCCAGTCGGGGCAGTGA
- a CDS encoding BCCT family transporter — protein MEAQTSSPSTINRPVFFGSAIILLALLIYSIGFQENAQTVFSDAQAWIIANVSWLYILAVAVILLMVTLVALSRYGDIKLGPDHSVPDYSYLTWFAMLFSAGMGIGLMFFGVAEPVMHFLSPPIGDGSTALAAREAMKITFFHWGLHAWAIYAIVAMILAYFAYRHGLPLTLRSALYPLIGERIYGPIGHAVDIFAIIGTVLGVATSLGLGVTQINTGLNHLYGVPVSIPVQIGLIVATTLLATISVVTGLDKGVRRLSELNLSLALLLLLMVLIAGPTVFILQTFVQNTGSYFSEIINKTFNLYAYEPNDWIGGWTLFYWGWWLAWSPFVGLFIARISRGRTIREFVAGVLLVPTGFTLLWMTVFGDTAIHMILWEHLDSLGKAIEQDSALALFVFLEQFPFSSLVSLVAIVMVVVFFVTSADSGALVVDMLASGGHQGTPTWQRVFWAGSMGAVAIALLLADGLTALQTATIASALPFTIALLCSMWGLLKALRLDATKQGLRYQSLTTSPSAPRTPGGWQQRLHNLMQFPRRPDVVRFITGVVRPACEAVADEMRSEGYIAEVSEGEDRRVRIEIRHEGEPDFIYEVRPRAYEMPNFVPSLGEEDERQYFRAEVHLKEGGQDYDLMGWSRDDVIGDIIDQYEKHLHFLHIVR, from the coding sequence ATGGAGGCCCAGACGTCCTCGCCCTCGACCATCAACCGGCCGGTTTTCTTTGGCTCGGCCATCATCCTTCTGGCCTTGCTGATCTACAGCATCGGCTTTCAGGAAAACGCACAAACCGTATTCAGCGATGCCCAGGCCTGGATCATCGCCAACGTCAGTTGGCTCTACATCCTTGCCGTCGCGGTGATCCTGCTGATGGTCACGCTGGTAGCACTGAGTCGCTATGGCGACATCAAGCTCGGTCCCGACCATAGCGTGCCCGACTACAGCTACCTGACCTGGTTCGCCATGCTCTTCTCGGCCGGGATGGGCATCGGCCTGATGTTCTTCGGTGTCGCCGAGCCGGTGATGCACTTCCTCTCGCCACCGATCGGTGATGGCAGCACGGCCCTCGCCGCGCGCGAAGCGATGAAGATCACCTTCTTCCACTGGGGGCTGCATGCCTGGGCGATCTACGCGATCGTGGCGATGATCCTGGCCTACTTCGCCTATCGCCATGGCCTGCCCCTGACGCTGCGCTCGGCGCTCTACCCGCTGATCGGCGAACGCATCTATGGCCCGATCGGCCATGCCGTGGACATCTTCGCCATCATCGGCACGGTGCTCGGGGTCGCCACCTCGCTCGGGCTGGGCGTCACGCAGATCAATACCGGGCTCAATCACCTGTACGGCGTACCGGTGTCGATACCGGTGCAGATCGGCCTGATCGTCGCAACCACCCTGCTGGCGACGATTTCCGTCGTCACCGGCCTGGACAAGGGCGTGCGCCGTCTGTCGGAGCTGAACCTGTCGCTGGCCCTGCTGCTGCTGCTCATGGTGCTGATCGCCGGACCGACGGTGTTCATCCTGCAGACCTTCGTGCAGAACACCGGCAGCTACTTCTCGGAAATCATCAACAAGACCTTCAACCTCTACGCCTACGAGCCGAATGACTGGATCGGCGGCTGGACGCTGTTCTACTGGGGCTGGTGGCTGGCCTGGTCGCCCTTCGTCGGGCTGTTCATCGCGCGCATCTCGCGCGGGCGGACCATCCGCGAGTTCGTCGCCGGCGTGCTGCTCGTACCGACCGGTTTCACCCTGCTGTGGATGACCGTGTTCGGCGACACCGCCATCCACATGATCCTCTGGGAACACCTCGATAGCCTCGGCAAGGCCATCGAGCAGGACAGCGCGCTGGCCCTGTTCGTGTTTCTCGAGCAGTTCCCGTTCTCGTCGCTGGTCTCGCTGGTGGCGATCGTCATGGTCGTGGTGTTCTTCGTCACTTCGGCCGACTCCGGGGCGTTGGTCGTCGACATGCTCGCCTCGGGCGGCCACCAGGGCACGCCGACCTGGCAACGGGTGTTCTGGGCCGGCTCCATGGGCGCGGTGGCGATCGCGCTGCTGCTCGCCGACGGCCTGACCGCGCTGCAGACGGCGACTATCGCCAGCGCCCTGCCGTTCACCATCGCCCTGCTTTGCTCGATGTGGGGCCTGCTCAAGGCCCTGCGCCTGGATGCCACCAAGCAAGGCCTGCGCTATCAGTCGCTGACCACCTCACCGAGTGCGCCACGCACGCCCGGCGGCTGGCAGCAGCGCCTGCACAACCTCATGCAATTCCCGCGACGCCCCGATGTGGTGCGTTTCATCACCGGGGTGGTTCGCCCGGCCTGCGAGGCTGTGGCCGACGAGATGCGCAGCGAGGGCTACATCGCCGAGGTCAGCGAAGGCGAGGATCGGCGCGTACGCATCGAGATCCGGCATGAGGGCGAGCCGGACTTCATCTACGAGGTGCGCCCGCGTGCCTATGAGATGCCCAATTTCGTGCCCAGCCTGGGCGAAGAGGACGAGCGCCAGTACTTCCGTGCCGAGGTGCATCTGAAGGAGGGGGGCCAGGACTACGATCTGATGGGCTGGAGCCGCGACGACGTGATCGGCGACATCATCGACCAGTACGAGAAGCACCTGCACTTCCTGCACATCGTCCGCTGA
- a CDS encoding YifB family Mg chelatase-like AAA ATPase: protein MSLALVHSRAQIGVEAPAVTVEAHLANGLPSLALVGLPETAVKESKDRVRSAILTSGFDFPARRITLNLAPADLPKDGGRFDLAIALGILAASGQLPGEPLAQLECLGELALSGALRPVQGVLPAALAARAAGRALLVPRANAEEASLASGLTVYAADHLLEVAAHFSGQTPLAPYQAEGLLRQELPYPDLADVQGQLAAKRGLLIAAAGAHNLLFSGPPGTGKTLLASRLPGLLPPLGEQEALEVAAIRSVAGHGPLEHWPQRPFRQPHHSASGPALVGGGSRPQPGEITLAHQGVLFLDELPEFDRKVLEVLREPLESGHIVIARARDKVRFPARFQLVAAMNPCPCGYLGDPSGRCRCTPDQIQRYRGKLSGPLLDRIDLHLTVAREATSLNAPRLEGQSSATVAGQVAAARAVQQARQGCANAFLDLAGLRQHCRLSAEDQQWLEKACERLALSLRAAHRLLKVARTLADLEQAPGITRAHLAEALQYRPAATG, encoded by the coding sequence ATGTCCCTCGCCCTCGTCCACAGCCGTGCCCAGATAGGCGTCGAAGCGCCGGCGGTCACGGTCGAAGCCCATCTGGCCAACGGCCTGCCATCACTGGCGCTGGTCGGACTGCCGGAGACGGCTGTCAAGGAAAGCAAGGACCGCGTGCGCAGCGCGATCCTCACCTCGGGATTCGATTTTCCCGCCCGCCGCATCACACTGAACCTGGCTCCGGCCGACCTGCCGAAGGATGGCGGCCGTTTCGACCTGGCCATTGCGCTCGGCATCCTCGCCGCCAGCGGCCAGCTGCCGGGCGAACCGCTGGCGCAACTGGAATGCCTTGGCGAGCTCGCCCTGTCCGGCGCCTTGCGCCCGGTCCAGGGCGTACTGCCCGCAGCGCTCGCCGCACGCGCCGCCGGCCGAGCCCTGCTGGTGCCGCGAGCCAACGCCGAGGAGGCCAGCCTGGCCTCAGGCCTGACCGTCTACGCCGCCGATCATCTACTGGAGGTGGCTGCGCATTTCTCCGGCCAGACACCGCTGGCGCCCTACCAGGCCGAAGGCCTCCTGCGCCAGGAGCTGCCCTACCCCGACCTGGCTGACGTGCAAGGCCAGCTGGCGGCCAAGCGCGGCCTGCTGATTGCCGCCGCCGGTGCCCACAACCTGCTGTTCTCCGGCCCGCCCGGAACCGGCAAGACGCTGCTGGCCAGCCGTCTGCCGGGCCTCCTGCCGCCGCTCGGCGAGCAGGAGGCGCTGGAGGTGGCCGCCATTCGATCGGTGGCCGGCCATGGTCCGCTCGAACACTGGCCACAACGACCGTTCCGACAGCCGCATCACAGCGCCTCGGGACCGGCGCTGGTCGGCGGTGGCAGCCGTCCGCAGCCCGGGGAAATCACCCTGGCGCACCAGGGTGTGCTGTTTCTCGACGAGCTCCCCGAGTTCGACCGCAAGGTGCTCGAGGTCCTGCGCGAACCGCTGGAGTCCGGGCACATCGTCATCGCCCGGGCTCGCGACAAGGTGCGCTTTCCCGCGCGCTTCCAGCTGGTCGCCGCCATGAATCCCTGCCCCTGCGGCTATCTCGGCGACCCCAGCGGCCGCTGCCGCTGCACGCCGGACCAGATCCAGCGCTATCGCGGCAAACTCTCCGGCCCGCTGCTCGACCGCATCGACCTGCACCTGACGGTCGCGCGCGAAGCCACCTCGCTGAACGCGCCGCGCCTCGAGGGTCAGAGCAGCGCCACGGTGGCCGGCCAGGTCGCCGCGGCACGTGCCGTCCAGCAGGCGCGTCAGGGTTGTGCCAATGCCTTTCTCGATCTCGCCGGCCTGCGCCAGCACTGCCGGCTGAGCGCCGAGGACCAGCAGTGGCTGGAGAAGGCCTGCGAGCGGCTGGCGCTCTCGCTGCGCGCGGCGCATCGCCTGCTCAAGGTGGCTCGTACCCTGGCCGACCTCGAACAGGCGCCGGGCATCACCCGCGCGCACCTCGCCGAAGCCCTGCAGTACCGCCCCGCGGCGACCGGCTGA
- a CDS encoding accessory factor UbiK family protein, with protein sequence MLPPKAFLDAIGSQASRLFNGENPLPRAEFEAQLKGILQGALSKLDVVSREEFDSQMVVLARTRARLEALEAKVAALEEKLAPPPAE encoded by the coding sequence ATGTTGCCGCCCAAAGCCTTTCTCGATGCCATCGGTTCCCAGGCCTCGCGCCTGTTCAATGGCGAAAACCCGCTGCCACGCGCCGAGTTCGAGGCTCAGCTCAAGGGCATCCTGCAAGGCGCGCTGAGCAAGCTGGATGTCGTCAGCCGCGAGGAGTTCGACAGCCAGATGGTAGTACTCGCGCGCACTCGTGCCCGCCTCGAAGCCCTGGAGGCGAAGGTCGCCGCATTGGAAGAAAAACTCGCGCCGCCACCGGCCGAATGA
- the glnK gene encoding P-II family nitrogen regulator, giving the protein MKLVTAIIKPFKLDDVRESLSEIGVQGITVTEVKGFGRQKGHTELYRGAEYVVDFLPKVKIDVAIADDQLDRVIEAITKAANTGKIGDGKIFVVNLEQAIRIRTGETDTDAI; this is encoded by the coding sequence ATGAAACTAGTCACTGCCATCATCAAGCCGTTCAAGCTGGACGACGTGCGCGAATCACTGTCGGAAATCGGCGTTCAGGGCATCACCGTAACCGAGGTCAAGGGCTTCGGCCGTCAGAAGGGGCATACCGAGCTCTACCGCGGCGCCGAGTACGTGGTCGACTTCCTGCCAAAGGTGAAGATCGACGTTGCCATCGCTGACGATCAGCTCGATCGCGTCATCGAGGCCATCACCAAGGCTGCCAACACCGGCAAGATCGGCGACGGCAAGATCTTCGTCGTCAACCTGGAGCAGGCGATCCGCATCCGTACCGGCGAAACCGATACCGACGCGATCTAA